The genomic segment tTTCCATTCTTCCTAAGAGCAAATGAAAAACAATGGCCTCTTATATTGTGCACATTAATGTTTCTGAATGTCTAATGAATTTGTTTAAAGGAATAGAATCAATAGATTGATAagatgccttttttttttattgagagAATTGCAGTTTTGGTTTCAAATACTTGAAGTATGAGCGTTTTTAGTCTTTAAAGTTAGGATGGTAGCAAATGTAGTTCCgaatatttcaatttttatgcACATTTAGTCTTAACGGTTGATTTTACCCAATTACTACTGGAATCTGGTCATGTGACagcaaataatttttaaaaattaaataaaaaattgctAGCCATAatcaataataaaatatatccaTATATTGGTCACGTCAATATTCGGACCAGAATTgtaattctctctctctctccctcttttgggttgtgtgtgtgtgtgtaatacAAGGATCCAGCCGAAGCCcaatttccaatttttgaaaTCCAAGGATCCATTTGTGACGCAGCCCATTGGAATCTTAGCCTATGAGCATCTTTGATTCGGTTGACAGACCACGCAACCATTTTGTAATATCTCGAATTCTCCAGTCTGAGCTCAACAACAAACACAGTAGTTTGTTCAAGGCTTCCGAGCAAAAATTTTGCAGTAAAGCTCAGGTACTCCACCATCCTAGCTTCATTTTTTGTATGCATCAATCGTACGTCAACAATATATTTTctcttcatgatttttcttaaCTTTTGCCTTTGGTGATTAGTTTCTTATTGGTTGTAAATACTAATTTTGAGTTGTACTGAAAAACATTTGCGATCCCGCGATGTTATGAAGGAAACATACGACATGTCAGACACAAAATCTGAGGATGAGAATGGTACAGAATTAAGAGATGATCATCCTGATGATGAACAACATGTTgaacattcaaaattttcagagCCGGAGAAGCAAGATCCTTTGCCCTGCCCTGAACAACAGGTATCCGACAAAAAAAAAGGCTCATTATTTTAGTAAAGCAAAATCTAAAGACAGCCGCCATTGGTGTAATTTGGGATCATGAAACTCACAGGGCGAACTGGCTCTGCCCTGCCCATGATCTTTATTTagagaagaggttttatggatcAGCTATTCTCTGCAGGAGGAAGCAATCAAGAAGAAGTACGGAGGATTAGCACCTAAAAAACGGCCCCTGATATCCAAGGTAATCACCATCTCTTTCGCCAGTTTCATGAACTTCACAGACTGCATGTTTTCACAGTTGTGGTATTCTGGCAGGACCATGACCATGCTTTTTTTGATTCTGCTGATTGGGCACTGGGAAAGGTACTTTCCAAGGAATATCAATCTCTATTTTCTGTTACATTTCTATTGAATCTGTAAACATATAATAGCTACGTTAAAGCCTGGAGTTTCAGACAACATCTGATGATTTCCGCTTTTAATTGTTTGGCAGCAAGGAGTGCAGAAGAGCAAAGGACCGCTGGAAGCACTTCGTCCAAAGTTGCAGGTTAATTTATGCATTTTCCATTATAACAGAGATTTTGTTGGTCCAAAGATATCAATCTTTCTCTTTCTAACACTTGCAATAGGCTAAAATCAAACAAGCCCGTATAGATGCTAAGTTTTAAAAGTTGACAAAGCATGCATTTTTGTAATTTACATTACAGCCTACGCCACAGCAGCAAATTCGTTCAAAGCGCTCAGCTTATGCTCATTCAAGTGATGATAGTGAAGGTACGCGACTTTCACGGCCATTATACCCACAATCTACTACAATGCAACGAGCATCAGCCGTTTTATCTCTTTCCGCAGGGAATGAGAGCTGCCAGGACAAGTGCACTCCCGAGCAGGAGGACCAGAGCAAAGGACTAGACGGGTTTTCTGACGATAATTCTCATCCAGATGATCAATGCCATACGGTTCATTGCCCAGGCTCCTTGCACGTAGACGACAACTAAAAGTTGCTCGCTATATTCTGCTGATGGAATTACCAAAGAGTGATAAGAAATGCATTGCAGATTTTATAGCTATGTTAGGTAGTAGTTCGAGTATGATGATCTTTGCCGCAACTTCGATGGATGCGATGAACTAACAAAAGATCTTGTATCCTTGATGTGGAGTTGGACATAAAGTTACTCTCTTCGTGAAAAGCAGAACATAGTAATAACATGCACACATTTATATACACCTGATTGGAGTATTGTAGACTGATATATCGTAATTATTTAGTTGGAGTAATGTAGACTGTACTGTAGTGAATCATTCTTGAGTCTTGATAGAGGAATTCCGCATCTCCAAGGTGCCATTTTCCCGCCACCATTTACcacatttttcaattggcaAATAGAACTTGACTTCTCTGTGCATCCTCGTACTTTCAAGACACCTAGACCCAGAATATGTGGAAGACCATGAATATTCATGATATGAAGCCAACGGTCGTCGTCATTATTTTTCTGACCTGATATGCTGCCAATTAAAGTTATAATACTTAAAAAAAAGACTTCAGGTATATGAGGTTCGTTCATGGATGAGGCCTACATTTACATCTGCAAAGTAGGCACATCGACGAAGTAGCCCGAAATTAAGCTGGCTACCGTCCAAGGCACTGTGACAGATGCAAACAGCATAGAATAATAGAAACCTTCTCATTTAAACCTCTTAGCAAGAGAAAGGACCACCAGCTATGACCCTTAGCCAAAATTCATTCTTCCTACAGGATTCAATTTTGCTATTCCCACAAAACAAAGCAACTCTAACGGACTCAGATTAGAATGTGAAGATGATTTTCCAACTCACAAAACCGAAACCATTCCTAGATTACAACTTCATCCTTGTGGCACATTGCAGAAGAAGAAAGCTCAGCTTCAGTTGCTCAACAAGGAAGAAGGGATTATAATAATGGAGGAGAACAtgtaaaactaatttatatCTCTAATGCACATCTGTCCTAAGAAGCCAGTAGAGTAATAACATACAGAAAAATGCAGAACCCCAAACTTACATACCCACTTTATAGTCACTGAAATACCCACTGTTGTCACTCCACACTTTGGCAAGTCAACATCCATCatgtattcttttttttttttttgagccaaCGCTGCAAATACGAACACTTGGATATTTGTGATGCACAATCTTTAATCGACTTGGTTATCTTGCGGAGAAAGCAGCCCTCTAACTTGTAAAAATGTACTACCTGAAATACCTTTACCTTGTCCTACCTACCAAATAGAGAACATTGATAAGCAGGCCATGAATAGAACAATATTCTCAATGTCAAAACACAGAATTGAATCCTTACATGGTCCTGTACTGAATCGTTATCAACTTCAGCAGAAGATAAGCTGCAATATCAAAGTTCAAAACAGTTCAGTACATTACGCTGAATCCTTATGGCGCATTCCCCACCTGAACAAGGAGAAGATACAGACCTGCTTTTAAAACCAATTCCCAGTTTGAACTGTCTGTCTGTTCTcagcattttttaaaaaaaaactgcatTTTAAAATATAACAAAGAGCTGTATCTGGGTTTATCATGCTGTATTTGCTGTCACCAAGTTTATCATACTGTATTGATTTAACTGTACGTGGTTATGAACCTCTTCAAAAATATAATACTTGTTCACTACTAAAACATTGATGtcaagcaaatttgatcaatacGTCCCTTATAGCAATCAGGAAATGTACATGAATTAGGTAAAAGAAAGCCTCAATTTGTACATGAACTACAAACCCATGTATACTAAGGCCACTCTAACTTAATTAGTCAACTTGAACAAGGTTGGAGGAAATTACCACAGCAATATAATGGACATAATCAAATGAGATATGTGGGTATGCTTCTCTCCTTGGAAACCTGTAGTTTAACATTTCTAGGCCAGAGAAACAGGCATTCCAGAACCTGGCTTCACAATAACATAAAAATCCAGTATATCCAAGCAAAATTCATAATCTTCACAACAGCAAACAACTATAGACACTGTTCATATAGGTTTTGTAGGTAACCAAACTGTGTtgcaaataaagttcaaaagttTTAACCAACTATACTTGTTTGGAAAAGCAGAAAATACAAAGCTCGGTATTCTGGGTACAAAGCCACAAAAGATCTAATAGGTTGTCTCTAAAGAAAGTAACAAAGCTAGGGGCATGTTTGAACACAAATTTCTCATATCATCTTCGTCTGGTCTTCAGGTCTTAGGCTGGAGGCATCATCAAAAGGGCAATAGGCTGGCTTCAGGCATCATAGATCATAGCTGTTTTAGTTGAGAGGGAGGAAAGGTAAAAAGAAAAGTGTATTAGAATCCAAGTACAGGGTGGGGGCTATTTTAAGCGACGAAGAGAACATAGGCAGTTCATTTCCAGATACAAAGATAGATTTATGTACTGAACATGTTTAGAAGGAAAAAATTGATGTTCAGAAGAGGGAGATCAGGTTCTACCTGTACGCGCCCTGAGAACCAGGCACTCAATGACCATAAGATTTCCCGTGTGAACCAGGGTTATGGCTAGACAACCTGTTCAGAGATGCCAAAAATTGGAACTAGATGACAATTCTCAAAGTGAAAGTCTAAGAATTAGTTTGGCAGAGAAGCTAAATgaacaatgaaaataaaaagagtgcaaaaaataaataaataaaagtgaaaaaaaatccTTCTGGGATGAATAAATTCATTACCCAGATCCACCACTGGATCGACCAGAGTAAATTCCATATGCTCCATAGCCACCACTTCTACCACCAATCTAAACAAATAATGAAGTTCAGTCTAGTGAAACGAGTAGAATCTAAATATCAATCCAAGTGTTTTGTCTTCACGATCATCATTCTTTGAATCCACAAGTACAAAAAGGGTCTCAAACTGGATAGATATAAGTAAATCTAGCATTAATAATCCAAAAATGCTAGGCGATATACCTGAGGACTACCATATACACCATAACTTTCACTCTGCTGTACCAAGTTCTTGGAATCATATCCCCCAGAGTAAGTTGAATATCCATGATTATGTGACTTATGATCACGGTTGCCATGCTTTGGACCATCAGCTGCATCCATGGATAATGGAACATATGGAACGGCTGGTGGAAATGCAGCTAAAGCTCCCTCCATCTCAAATAAATTGGCCCTCAAGCGCAGAAGAACTTGTAACAAGGCAGTGCTTGCAACATTTAGATCTCCAGTGATCTGGTGAGCATTGCAAATAACAATCAGAGATACCAAGGTTACAAACTGGCATAAGAAATTATAATGACTGGGTATTTGTACCATAACCACTCTAGATATTAACACATATTGTAGGAGTAAAAAGGTAAGTTGACAGCATGCATCTGTAT from the Coffea arabica cultivar ET-39 chromosome 11e, Coffea Arabica ET-39 HiFi, whole genome shotgun sequence genome contains:
- the LOC140021022 gene encoding uncharacterized protein, which encodes MSIFDSVDRPRNHFVISRILQSELNNKHSSLFKASEQKFCSKAQETYDMSDTKSEDENGTELRDDHPDDEQHVEHSKFSEPEKQDPLPCPEQQEEAIKKKYGGLAPKKRPLISKDHDHAFFDSADWALGKQGVQKSKGPLEALRPKLQPTPQQQIRSKRSAYAHSSDDSEGNESCQDKCTPEQEDQSKGLDGFSDDNSHPDDQCHTVHCPGSLHVDDN